GCACCGACCCGGCGCCCGACGCGCTGGTGACGACGATCTACCCGGGCGTCGGACACAACTCGTGGCGTCGCACCTACGATCTGAGCGCCGGCCACGACATCTACGCTTGGATGCTGCGCTTCACGAATCCCTGAGCGCGGGCGGCGCGGGCTCTCGGCGCGTGACGCTCTGCGCGTCCCGGCTCGCGAGCACGCCGCCGATGAGCAGCACCGCGGCCACCAGCGCGGCCGCCAAGATCGTCGGCCACCTCGGGCCGCGCGCGGGCCCCTCGGTGGACACGGCGCGGCGGCGAGGGCGCGGGAGCAGGTTGACCACGGGATGCGCGTCCAGGCATGCCGCGAGCTCGCCCGCGCGATCGACCCGGTTCTCCCGCGACTTGGCCAACGCGCGCATGATCGTGCGGCGCGCCTCGCCCGAGAGCGCGCGAGAGACCGGGTGCGCGTCGATGGGCTTCGGATCGTCGAAGAGGTGCCGGTCCGCCCAGCCCGCCACGCCGCGAGCCGGCCGATACGGGGACTCGCCCGTGAGCATCTCGTAGGTCATCAGCCCCAGCGCGTACACGTCGGCGCGCGCGTCCACGCTCACCCCGCAGAGCTGCTCGGGGCTCATGTACCGCGGCGTCCCGAGGATCTCGCCGCGCAGGGAGATGTCGACCCGCGCGCCGAGCGCGCCCTCTTTGGCCAGCCCGAAGTCGACGACCTTCACGTCCGGCAGCGCGCGCCCCTCCCGCGGGGAGACGAGCACGTTCTCGGGCTTGAGGTCACGGTGCACGATGCCGCGCGCGTGCGCGTGGTCGAGCGCCGCGGCCACCTCGGTGACGACGTGTCGGACGAGCGGGAGCGGCATCGGCCCACGCCTCATGCGCGCGGCGAGCGACTCCCCGTGCACGTACTCCATCACCATGGCGAGCGCGCCATCCGGCAGCTCGCCGAGCGCATGGAACCGGATGATGTTGGGGTGGCGGAGCTTGGTGACGAGCTCGCACTCGCGCACGAAGCGGGCGCGCGTCGTCGTGCCGAGCGCGGCGTGCGGGTGCAGCACCTTCACCGCCACGTCTCCGCCGCCGTCGAGCCGCTCCGCGCGGTACACCGTGCCGGTCGAGCCCGCGCCGAGCGCCTCCTTCAGACGCCAGCGGTCGTGCAGGGTCTGATCGTGTCGGCGCGCCCAGCCCCGCGGCGACTGCGGGAGGCTGGAGGGC
The Sandaracinaceae bacterium genome window above contains:
- a CDS encoding serine/threonine-protein kinase, giving the protein MCDRSTSPSSLPQSPRGWARRHDQTLHDRWRLKEALGAGSTGTVYRAERLDGGGDVAVKVLHPHAALGTTTRARFVRECELVTKLRHPNIIRFHALGELPDGALAMVMEYVHGESLAARMRRGPMPLPLVRHVVTEVAAALDHAHARGIVHRDLKPENVLVSPREGRALPDVKVVDFGLAKEGALGARVDISLRGEILGTPRYMSPEQLCGVSVDARADVYALGLMTYEMLTGESPYRPARGVAGWADRHLFDDPKPIDAHPVSRALSGEARRTIMRALAKSRENRVDRAGELAACLDAHPVVNLLPRPRRRAVSTEGPARGPRWPTILAAALVAAVLLIGGVLASRDAQSVTRREPAPPALRDS